In Peromyscus eremicus chromosome 2, PerEre_H2_v1, whole genome shotgun sequence, a single genomic region encodes these proteins:
- the Mib2 gene encoding E3 ubiquitin-protein ligase MIB2 isoform X4 produces the protein MDLDPHAGVQVGMRVVRGVDWKWGQQDGGEGGVGTVVELGRHGSPSTPDRTVVVQWDQGTCTNYRAGYQGAHDLLLYDNAQIGIRHPNIICDCCKKHGLRGMRWKCRVCFDYDLCTQCYMHNKHDLTHAFERYETSHSRPVTLSPRQGLLRIPLRGIFQGAKVVRGPDWEWGSQDGGEGKTGRVVDIRGWDVETGRSVASVTWADGTTNVYRVGHKGKVDLKCVGEAAGGFYYKEHLPKLGKPAELQRRVSADGQPFQCGDKVKCLLDTDVLRDMQEGHGGWNPRMAEHNNFWVGDVVRVIDDLDTVKRLQAGHGEWTDDMAPALGRVGKVVKVFGDGNLRVAVGGQRWTFSPSCLVAYRPEEDANLDVAERARENKSLLSVALDKLRTQKSDPEHPGRLVVEAALGNVARALDLLRRHPEQVDTKNQGRTALQVAAYLGQVELVQLLLQARASVDLLDDEGNTALHYAALGNQPEATRMLLSAGCGVDARNGTRSTALHVAVQRGFLEVVKTLCERGCDVNLPDAHADTPLHSAISAGAGASSIVEVLTELPGIDVTATNSQGFTLLHHASLKGHVLAVRKILARARQLVDAKKEDGFTALHLAALNNHREVAQVLIREGRCDVNVRNRKLQSPLHLAVQQAHLGLVPLLVDAGCSVNTEDEEGDTALHVALQRHQLLPLVADKAGGDPGPLQLLSRLQASGLPGSTELTVGAAVACFLALEGADVNYANHRGRSPLDLATEGRVLKALQGCAQRFRERQAGGGGGMPPGPRHVLSTPNTVRNLHVSGTAGPEAAECLVCSELALLVLFSPCQHRTVCEECARRMKKCIRCQVVISKKLRPDGSEVVNTIQVPGPPRQLVEELQSRYRQMEERITCPICIDSHIRLVFQCGHGACAPCGAALNACPICRQPIRDRIQIFV, from the exons ATGGACCTGGACCCCCATGCAGGTGTGCAGGTGGGCATGCGTGTGGTACGCGGAGTGGACTGGAAATGGGGCCAGCAGGATGGAGGTGAGGGCGGTGTGGGCACTGTGGTGGAGCTTGGCCGCCATGGCAGCCCCTCGACCCCCGACCGTACAGTTGTTGTTCAGTGGGACCAGGGCACATGTACCAACTATCGAGCTGGCTACCAAGGTGCCCATGACCTGCTGCTCTACGACAACGCCCAAATCG GTATCCGTCACCCCAACATCATCTGTGACTGCTGCAAGAAACATGGACTTCGTGGCATGCGTTGGAAGTGCCGTGTCTGCTTTGACTATGACCTCTGCACACAGTGCTACATGCACAACAAACATGACCTTACCCACGCCTTTGAGCGCTATGAGACATCACACTCACGCCC GGTCACACTGAGTCCCCGACAGGGCCTCCTTCGGATCCCGCTAAGGGGCATCTTTCAGGGAGCAAAAGTGGTACGAGGCCCTGACTGGGAATGGGGCTCACAAGACG gaggggaagggaagacagGCCGTGTGGTGGACATCCGTGGctgggatgtggagacaggcCGAAGTGTGGCCAGTGTGACATGGGCAGATGGAACCACCAATGTGTACCGTGTGGGCCATAAGGGCAAAGTGGACCTCAAGTGTGTTGGTGAGGCAGCTGGCGGCTTTTACTACAAGGAGCACCTCCCGAAGCTTG GCAAGCCTGCAGAGCTGCAGCGCAGGGTGAGTGCTGACGGCCAGCCCTTCCAGTGCGGGGACAAGGTCAAGTGTCTGCTGGACACAGACGTCCTAAGGGACATGCAAGAAGGTCATGGAGGCTGGAACCCTAGGATGGCAGAG CACAACAACTTCTGGGTGGGTGATGTTGTCCGGGTCATCGATGATCTTGACACTGTGAAGCGACTGCAGGCTGGACATGGTGAATGGACCGATGACATGGCCCCT GCCCTGGGCCGCGTGGGGAAAGTGGTGAAGGTGTTTGGAGATGGAAACTTGCGTGTGGCAGTTGGCGGTCAACGGTGGACCTTTAGCCCCTCCTGCTTAGTGGCCTACCGTCCTGAGGAAGATGCCAACTTGGATGTGGCTGAGCGTGCCAGAGAGAACAAAA GCTTACTGAGTGTGGCCCTGGACAAACTTCGGACCCAGAAGAGTGACCCAGAGCACCCAGGGAGGCTGGTAGTAGAGGCTGCACTGGGAAATGTAGCCCGGGCTCTGGATCTACTGCGAAGGCACCCAGAGCAG GTGGACACCAAGAACCAGGGCAGGACTGCCCTACAAGTGGCTGCTTACTTGGGCCAGGTAGAGCTGgtgcagctgctgctgcaggcAAGGGCAAGTGTGGACCTGCTGGATGATGAGGGCAACACTGCGCTGCACTATGCAGCTCTGGG GAACCAGCCTGAAGCCACAAGGATGCTTCTGAGTGCAGGATGTGGGGTGGATGCTCGGAATGGCACACGAAGCACAGCCCTACATGTGGCTGTGCAGAGGGGCTTCCTAGAGGTGGTAAAGACCCTGTGTGAGCGTGGTTGTGATGTCAACCTGCCG GATGCCCATGCGGACACGCCCCTGCATTCTGCCATCTCTGCAGGTGCCGGTGCCAGCAGCATTGTTGAAGTCCTCACTGAGTTGCCTGGCATCGATGTCACTGCTACCAATAGCCAGGGCTTCACACTGCTGCACCACGCATCCCTCAAGGGCCATGTGCT AGCAGTCAGAAAGATTCTGGCACGGGCACGACAGCTGGTAGATGCCAAGAAGGAGGATGGCTTTACTGCGCTACATCTGGCAGCTCTCAACAACCACCGTGAGGTGGCCCAGGTCCTAATCCGAGAG GGTCGTTGTGATGTGAATGTGCGCAACCGGAAGCTTCAATCTCCACTGCATCTGGCTGTGCAGCAGGCCCACCTGGGGCTAGTACCATTGCTGGTGGATGCTGGCTGCAGTGTCAACACTGAGGATGAGGAGGGAGACACAGCCCTGCATGTCGCCCTGCAGCGTCATCAGCTGTTGCCGTTGGTGGCTGACAAGGCTGGGGGGGACCCAGGGCCCTTGCAGCTGCTGTCAAGG CTACAGGCCTCAGGCCTCCCGGGCAGCACAGAGTTGACCGTAGGTGCAGCAGTGGCCTGCTTCCTGGCATTGGAGGGTGCTGACGTGAACTACGCAAACCACCGTGGCAGGAGCCCACTGGACCTGGCCACTGAGGGCCGAGTGCTCAAGGCCTTGCAGGGCTGTGCCCAGCGCTTCCG GGAGCGACAGGCAGGTGGCGGAGGGGGCATGCCCCCGGGCCCCCGGCACGTGCTAAGCACTCCCAACACCGTGAGGAACCTGCATGTGTCTGGCACAGCAGGGCCAGAAGCTGCCGAGTGCTTGGTGTGCTCGGAGCTGGCGCTGCTGGTTTTGTTCTCACCGTGTCAGCACCGCACCGTGTGTGAGG AATGCGCTCGCAGGATGAAGAAATGCATCAGGTGCCAGGTGGTCATCAGCAAGAAGCTACGCCCAG ACGGTTCAGAGGTGGTAAACACCATCCAGGTGCCTGGTCCACCTCGCCAGCTGGTGGAGGAGCTACAGAGCCGCTACCGGCAGATGGAGGAGCGTATCACCTGCCCCATCTGCATCGACAGCCACATCCGCCTAGTGTTCCAGTGCGGACACGGGGCATGCGCGCCCTGTGGCGCTGCGCTCAACGCCTGCCCCATCTGCCGCCAGCCCATCCGTGACCGTATTCAGATCTTCGTGTGA
- the Mib2 gene encoding E3 ubiquitin-protein ligase MIB2 isoform X2 produces the protein MDLDPHAGVQVGMRVVRGVDWKWGQQDGGEGGVGTVVELGRHGSPSTPDRTVVVQWDQGTCTNYRAGYQGAHDLLLYDNAQIGIRHPNIICDCCKKHGLRGMRWKCRVCFDYDLCTQCYMHNKHDLTHAFERYETSHSRPVTLSPRQGLLRIPLRGIFQGAKVVRGPDWEWGSQDGGEGKTGRVVDIRGWDVETGRSVASVTWADGTTNVYRVGHKGKVDLKCVGEAAGGFYYKEHLPKLGKPAELQRRVSADGQPFQCGDKVKCLLDTDVLRDMQEGHGGWNPRMAEMGTVHRITDRGDVRVQFNHETRWTFHPGALTKHNNFWVGDVVRVIDDLDTVKRLQAGHGEWTDDMAPALGRVGKVVKVFGDGNLRVAVGGQRWTFSPSCLVAYRPEEDANLDVAERARENKSLLSVALDKLRTQKSDPEHPGRLVVEAALGNVARALDLLRRHPEQVDTKNQGRTALQVAAYLGQVELVQLLLQARASVDLLDDEGNTALHYAALGNQPEATRMLLSAGCGVDARNGTRSTALHVAVQRGFLEVVKTLCERGCDVNLPDAHADTPLHSAISAGAGASSIVEVLTELPGIDVTATNSQGFTLLHHASLKGHVLAVRKILARARQLVDAKKEDGFTALHLAALNNHREVAQVLIREGRCDVNVRNRKLQSPLHLAVQQAHLGLVPLLVDAGCSVNTEDEEGDTALHVALQRHQLLPLVADKAGGDPGPLQLLSRLQASGLPGSTELTVGAAVACFLALEGADVNYANHRGRSPLDLATEGRVLKALQGCAQRFRERQAGGGGGMPPGPRHVLSTPNTVRNLHVSGTAGPEAAECLVCSELALLVLFSPCQHRTVCEECARRMKKCIRCQVVISKKLRPDGSEVVNTIQVPGPPRQLVEELQSRYRQMEERITCPICIDSHIRLVFQCGHGACAPCGAALNACPICRQPIRDRIQIFV, from the exons ATGGACCTGGACCCCCATGCAGGTGTGCAGGTGGGCATGCGTGTGGTACGCGGAGTGGACTGGAAATGGGGCCAGCAGGATGGAGGTGAGGGCGGTGTGGGCACTGTGGTGGAGCTTGGCCGCCATGGCAGCCCCTCGACCCCCGACCGTACAGTTGTTGTTCAGTGGGACCAGGGCACATGTACCAACTATCGAGCTGGCTACCAAGGTGCCCATGACCTGCTGCTCTACGACAACGCCCAAATCG GTATCCGTCACCCCAACATCATCTGTGACTGCTGCAAGAAACATGGACTTCGTGGCATGCGTTGGAAGTGCCGTGTCTGCTTTGACTATGACCTCTGCACACAGTGCTACATGCACAACAAACATGACCTTACCCACGCCTTTGAGCGCTATGAGACATCACACTCACGCCC GGTCACACTGAGTCCCCGACAGGGCCTCCTTCGGATCCCGCTAAGGGGCATCTTTCAGGGAGCAAAAGTGGTACGAGGCCCTGACTGGGAATGGGGCTCACAAGACG gaggggaagggaagacagGCCGTGTGGTGGACATCCGTGGctgggatgtggagacaggcCGAAGTGTGGCCAGTGTGACATGGGCAGATGGAACCACCAATGTGTACCGTGTGGGCCATAAGGGCAAAGTGGACCTCAAGTGTGTTGGTGAGGCAGCTGGCGGCTTTTACTACAAGGAGCACCTCCCGAAGCTTG GCAAGCCTGCAGAGCTGCAGCGCAGGGTGAGTGCTGACGGCCAGCCCTTCCAGTGCGGGGACAAGGTCAAGTGTCTGCTGGACACAGACGTCCTAAGGGACATGCAAGAAGGTCATGGAGGCTGGAACCCTAGGATGGCAGAG ATGGGCACCGTGCACCGCATCACAGACCGTGGGGACGTGCGTGTGCAGTTCAACCATGAGACCCGCTGGACCTTCCACCCTGGGGCTCTCACCAAG CACAACAACTTCTGGGTGGGTGATGTTGTCCGGGTCATCGATGATCTTGACACTGTGAAGCGACTGCAGGCTGGACATGGTGAATGGACCGATGACATGGCCCCT GCCCTGGGCCGCGTGGGGAAAGTGGTGAAGGTGTTTGGAGATGGAAACTTGCGTGTGGCAGTTGGCGGTCAACGGTGGACCTTTAGCCCCTCCTGCTTAGTGGCCTACCGTCCTGAGGAAGATGCCAACTTGGATGTGGCTGAGCGTGCCAGAGAGAACAAAA GCTTACTGAGTGTGGCCCTGGACAAACTTCGGACCCAGAAGAGTGACCCAGAGCACCCAGGGAGGCTGGTAGTAGAGGCTGCACTGGGAAATGTAGCCCGGGCTCTGGATCTACTGCGAAGGCACCCAGAGCAG GTGGACACCAAGAACCAGGGCAGGACTGCCCTACAAGTGGCTGCTTACTTGGGCCAGGTAGAGCTGgtgcagctgctgctgcaggcAAGGGCAAGTGTGGACCTGCTGGATGATGAGGGCAACACTGCGCTGCACTATGCAGCTCTGGG GAACCAGCCTGAAGCCACAAGGATGCTTCTGAGTGCAGGATGTGGGGTGGATGCTCGGAATGGCACACGAAGCACAGCCCTACATGTGGCTGTGCAGAGGGGCTTCCTAGAGGTGGTAAAGACCCTGTGTGAGCGTGGTTGTGATGTCAACCTGCCG GATGCCCATGCGGACACGCCCCTGCATTCTGCCATCTCTGCAGGTGCCGGTGCCAGCAGCATTGTTGAAGTCCTCACTGAGTTGCCTGGCATCGATGTCACTGCTACCAATAGCCAGGGCTTCACACTGCTGCACCACGCATCCCTCAAGGGCCATGTGCT AGCAGTCAGAAAGATTCTGGCACGGGCACGACAGCTGGTAGATGCCAAGAAGGAGGATGGCTTTACTGCGCTACATCTGGCAGCTCTCAACAACCACCGTGAGGTGGCCCAGGTCCTAATCCGAGAG GGTCGTTGTGATGTGAATGTGCGCAACCGGAAGCTTCAATCTCCACTGCATCTGGCTGTGCAGCAGGCCCACCTGGGGCTAGTACCATTGCTGGTGGATGCTGGCTGCAGTGTCAACACTGAGGATGAGGAGGGAGACACAGCCCTGCATGTCGCCCTGCAGCGTCATCAGCTGTTGCCGTTGGTGGCTGACAAGGCTGGGGGGGACCCAGGGCCCTTGCAGCTGCTGTCAAGG CTACAGGCCTCAGGCCTCCCGGGCAGCACAGAGTTGACCGTAGGTGCAGCAGTGGCCTGCTTCCTGGCATTGGAGGGTGCTGACGTGAACTACGCAAACCACCGTGGCAGGAGCCCACTGGACCTGGCCACTGAGGGCCGAGTGCTCAAGGCCTTGCAGGGCTGTGCCCAGCGCTTCCG GGAGCGACAGGCAGGTGGCGGAGGGGGCATGCCCCCGGGCCCCCGGCACGTGCTAAGCACTCCCAACACCGTGAGGAACCTGCATGTGTCTGGCACAGCAGGGCCAGAAGCTGCCGAGTGCTTGGTGTGCTCGGAGCTGGCGCTGCTGGTTTTGTTCTCACCGTGTCAGCACCGCACCGTGTGTGAGG AATGCGCTCGCAGGATGAAGAAATGCATCAGGTGCCAGGTGGTCATCAGCAAGAAGCTACGCCCAG ACGGTTCAGAGGTGGTAAACACCATCCAGGTGCCTGGTCCACCTCGCCAGCTGGTGGAGGAGCTACAGAGCCGCTACCGGCAGATGGAGGAGCGTATCACCTGCCCCATCTGCATCGACAGCCACATCCGCCTAGTGTTCCAGTGCGGACACGGGGCATGCGCGCCCTGTGGCGCTGCGCTCAACGCCTGCCCCATCTGCCGCCAGCCCATCCGTGACCGTATTCAGATCTTCGTGTGA
- the Mib2 gene encoding E3 ubiquitin-protein ligase MIB2 isoform X1, with product MDLDPHAGVQVGMRVVRGVDWKWGQQDGGEGGVGTVVELGRHGSPSTPDRTVVVQWDQGTCTNYRAGYQGAHDLLLYDNAQIGIRHPNIICDCCKKHGLRGMRWKCRVCFDYDLCTQCYMHNKHDLTHAFERYETSHSRPVTLSPRQGLLRIPLRGIFQGAKVVRGPDWEWGSQDGGEGKTGRVVDIRGWDVETGRSVASVTWADGTTNVYRVGHKGKVDLKCVGEAAGGFYYKEHLPKLGKPAELQRRVSADGQPFQCGDKVKCLLDTDVLRDMQEGHGGWNPRMAEFIGQMGTVHRITDRGDVRVQFNHETRWTFHPGALTKHNNFWVGDVVRVIDDLDTVKRLQAGHGEWTDDMAPALGRVGKVVKVFGDGNLRVAVGGQRWTFSPSCLVAYRPEEDANLDVAERARENKSLLSVALDKLRTQKSDPEHPGRLVVEAALGNVARALDLLRRHPEQVDTKNQGRTALQVAAYLGQVELVQLLLQARASVDLLDDEGNTALHYAALGNQPEATRMLLSAGCGVDARNGTRSTALHVAVQRGFLEVVKTLCERGCDVNLPDAHADTPLHSAISAGAGASSIVEVLTELPGIDVTATNSQGFTLLHHASLKGHVLAVRKILARARQLVDAKKEDGFTALHLAALNNHREVAQVLIREGRCDVNVRNRKLQSPLHLAVQQAHLGLVPLLVDAGCSVNTEDEEGDTALHVALQRHQLLPLVADKAGGDPGPLQLLSRLQASGLPGSTELTVGAAVACFLALEGADVNYANHRGRSPLDLATEGRVLKALQGCAQRFRERQAGGGGGMPPGPRHVLSTPNTVRNLHVSGTAGPEAAECLVCSELALLVLFSPCQHRTVCEECARRMKKCIRCQVVISKKLRPDGSEVVNTIQVPGPPRQLVEELQSRYRQMEERITCPICIDSHIRLVFQCGHGACAPCGAALNACPICRQPIRDRIQIFV from the exons ATGGACCTGGACCCCCATGCAGGTGTGCAGGTGGGCATGCGTGTGGTACGCGGAGTGGACTGGAAATGGGGCCAGCAGGATGGAGGTGAGGGCGGTGTGGGCACTGTGGTGGAGCTTGGCCGCCATGGCAGCCCCTCGACCCCCGACCGTACAGTTGTTGTTCAGTGGGACCAGGGCACATGTACCAACTATCGAGCTGGCTACCAAGGTGCCCATGACCTGCTGCTCTACGACAACGCCCAAATCG GTATCCGTCACCCCAACATCATCTGTGACTGCTGCAAGAAACATGGACTTCGTGGCATGCGTTGGAAGTGCCGTGTCTGCTTTGACTATGACCTCTGCACACAGTGCTACATGCACAACAAACATGACCTTACCCACGCCTTTGAGCGCTATGAGACATCACACTCACGCCC GGTCACACTGAGTCCCCGACAGGGCCTCCTTCGGATCCCGCTAAGGGGCATCTTTCAGGGAGCAAAAGTGGTACGAGGCCCTGACTGGGAATGGGGCTCACAAGACG gaggggaagggaagacagGCCGTGTGGTGGACATCCGTGGctgggatgtggagacaggcCGAAGTGTGGCCAGTGTGACATGGGCAGATGGAACCACCAATGTGTACCGTGTGGGCCATAAGGGCAAAGTGGACCTCAAGTGTGTTGGTGAGGCAGCTGGCGGCTTTTACTACAAGGAGCACCTCCCGAAGCTTG GCAAGCCTGCAGAGCTGCAGCGCAGGGTGAGTGCTGACGGCCAGCCCTTCCAGTGCGGGGACAAGGTCAAGTGTCTGCTGGACACAGACGTCCTAAGGGACATGCAAGAAGGTCATGGAGGCTGGAACCCTAGGATGGCAGAG TTTATCGGACAGATGGGCACCGTGCACCGCATCACAGACCGTGGGGACGTGCGTGTGCAGTTCAACCATGAGACCCGCTGGACCTTCCACCCTGGGGCTCTCACCAAG CACAACAACTTCTGGGTGGGTGATGTTGTCCGGGTCATCGATGATCTTGACACTGTGAAGCGACTGCAGGCTGGACATGGTGAATGGACCGATGACATGGCCCCT GCCCTGGGCCGCGTGGGGAAAGTGGTGAAGGTGTTTGGAGATGGAAACTTGCGTGTGGCAGTTGGCGGTCAACGGTGGACCTTTAGCCCCTCCTGCTTAGTGGCCTACCGTCCTGAGGAAGATGCCAACTTGGATGTGGCTGAGCGTGCCAGAGAGAACAAAA GCTTACTGAGTGTGGCCCTGGACAAACTTCGGACCCAGAAGAGTGACCCAGAGCACCCAGGGAGGCTGGTAGTAGAGGCTGCACTGGGAAATGTAGCCCGGGCTCTGGATCTACTGCGAAGGCACCCAGAGCAG GTGGACACCAAGAACCAGGGCAGGACTGCCCTACAAGTGGCTGCTTACTTGGGCCAGGTAGAGCTGgtgcagctgctgctgcaggcAAGGGCAAGTGTGGACCTGCTGGATGATGAGGGCAACACTGCGCTGCACTATGCAGCTCTGGG GAACCAGCCTGAAGCCACAAGGATGCTTCTGAGTGCAGGATGTGGGGTGGATGCTCGGAATGGCACACGAAGCACAGCCCTACATGTGGCTGTGCAGAGGGGCTTCCTAGAGGTGGTAAAGACCCTGTGTGAGCGTGGTTGTGATGTCAACCTGCCG GATGCCCATGCGGACACGCCCCTGCATTCTGCCATCTCTGCAGGTGCCGGTGCCAGCAGCATTGTTGAAGTCCTCACTGAGTTGCCTGGCATCGATGTCACTGCTACCAATAGCCAGGGCTTCACACTGCTGCACCACGCATCCCTCAAGGGCCATGTGCT AGCAGTCAGAAAGATTCTGGCACGGGCACGACAGCTGGTAGATGCCAAGAAGGAGGATGGCTTTACTGCGCTACATCTGGCAGCTCTCAACAACCACCGTGAGGTGGCCCAGGTCCTAATCCGAGAG GGTCGTTGTGATGTGAATGTGCGCAACCGGAAGCTTCAATCTCCACTGCATCTGGCTGTGCAGCAGGCCCACCTGGGGCTAGTACCATTGCTGGTGGATGCTGGCTGCAGTGTCAACACTGAGGATGAGGAGGGAGACACAGCCCTGCATGTCGCCCTGCAGCGTCATCAGCTGTTGCCGTTGGTGGCTGACAAGGCTGGGGGGGACCCAGGGCCCTTGCAGCTGCTGTCAAGG CTACAGGCCTCAGGCCTCCCGGGCAGCACAGAGTTGACCGTAGGTGCAGCAGTGGCCTGCTTCCTGGCATTGGAGGGTGCTGACGTGAACTACGCAAACCACCGTGGCAGGAGCCCACTGGACCTGGCCACTGAGGGCCGAGTGCTCAAGGCCTTGCAGGGCTGTGCCCAGCGCTTCCG GGAGCGACAGGCAGGTGGCGGAGGGGGCATGCCCCCGGGCCCCCGGCACGTGCTAAGCACTCCCAACACCGTGAGGAACCTGCATGTGTCTGGCACAGCAGGGCCAGAAGCTGCCGAGTGCTTGGTGTGCTCGGAGCTGGCGCTGCTGGTTTTGTTCTCACCGTGTCAGCACCGCACCGTGTGTGAGG AATGCGCTCGCAGGATGAAGAAATGCATCAGGTGCCAGGTGGTCATCAGCAAGAAGCTACGCCCAG ACGGTTCAGAGGTGGTAAACACCATCCAGGTGCCTGGTCCACCTCGCCAGCTGGTGGAGGAGCTACAGAGCCGCTACCGGCAGATGGAGGAGCGTATCACCTGCCCCATCTGCATCGACAGCCACATCCGCCTAGTGTTCCAGTGCGGACACGGGGCATGCGCGCCCTGTGGCGCTGCGCTCAACGCCTGCCCCATCTGCCGCCAGCCCATCCGTGACCGTATTCAGATCTTCGTGTGA
- the Mib2 gene encoding E3 ubiquitin-protein ligase MIB2 isoform X5, with protein sequence MRWKCRVCFDYDLCTQCYMHNKHDLTHAFERYETSHSRPVTLSPRQGLLRIPLRGIFQGAKVVRGPDWEWGSQDGGEGKTGRVVDIRGWDVETGRSVASVTWADGTTNVYRVGHKGKVDLKCVGEAAGGFYYKEHLPKLGKPAELQRRVSADGQPFQCGDKVKCLLDTDVLRDMQEGHGGWNPRMAEFIGQMGTVHRITDRGDVRVQFNHETRWTFHPGALTKHNNFWVGDVVRVIDDLDTVKRLQAGHGEWTDDMAPALGRVGKVVKVFGDGNLRVAVGGQRWTFSPSCLVAYRPEEDANLDVAERARENKSLLSVALDKLRTQKSDPEHPGRLVVEAALGNVARALDLLRRHPEQVDTKNQGRTALQVAAYLGQVELVQLLLQARASVDLLDDEGNTALHYAALGNQPEATRMLLSAGCGVDARNGTRSTALHVAVQRGFLEVVKTLCERGCDVNLPDAHADTPLHSAISAGAGASSIVEVLTELPGIDVTATNSQGFTLLHHASLKGHVLAVRKILARARQLVDAKKEDGFTALHLAALNNHREVAQVLIREGRCDVNVRNRKLQSPLHLAVQQAHLGLVPLLVDAGCSVNTEDEEGDTALHVALQRHQLLPLVADKAGGDPGPLQLLSRLQASGLPGSTELTVGAAVACFLALEGADVNYANHRGRSPLDLATEGRVLKALQGCAQRFRERQAGGGGGMPPGPRHVLSTPNTVRNLHVSGTAGPEAAECLVCSELALLVLFSPCQHRTVCEECARRMKKCIRCQVVISKKLRPDGSEVVNTIQVPGPPRQLVEELQSRYRQMEERITCPICIDSHIRLVFQCGHGACAPCGAALNACPICRQPIRDRIQIFV encoded by the exons ATGCGTTGGAAGTGCCGTGTCTGCTTTGACTATGACCTCTGCACACAGTGCTACATGCACAACAAACATGACCTTACCCACGCCTTTGAGCGCTATGAGACATCACACTCACGCCC GGTCACACTGAGTCCCCGACAGGGCCTCCTTCGGATCCCGCTAAGGGGCATCTTTCAGGGAGCAAAAGTGGTACGAGGCCCTGACTGGGAATGGGGCTCACAAGACG gaggggaagggaagacagGCCGTGTGGTGGACATCCGTGGctgggatgtggagacaggcCGAAGTGTGGCCAGTGTGACATGGGCAGATGGAACCACCAATGTGTACCGTGTGGGCCATAAGGGCAAAGTGGACCTCAAGTGTGTTGGTGAGGCAGCTGGCGGCTTTTACTACAAGGAGCACCTCCCGAAGCTTG GCAAGCCTGCAGAGCTGCAGCGCAGGGTGAGTGCTGACGGCCAGCCCTTCCAGTGCGGGGACAAGGTCAAGTGTCTGCTGGACACAGACGTCCTAAGGGACATGCAAGAAGGTCATGGAGGCTGGAACCCTAGGATGGCAGAG TTTATCGGACAGATGGGCACCGTGCACCGCATCACAGACCGTGGGGACGTGCGTGTGCAGTTCAACCATGAGACCCGCTGGACCTTCCACCCTGGGGCTCTCACCAAG CACAACAACTTCTGGGTGGGTGATGTTGTCCGGGTCATCGATGATCTTGACACTGTGAAGCGACTGCAGGCTGGACATGGTGAATGGACCGATGACATGGCCCCT GCCCTGGGCCGCGTGGGGAAAGTGGTGAAGGTGTTTGGAGATGGAAACTTGCGTGTGGCAGTTGGCGGTCAACGGTGGACCTTTAGCCCCTCCTGCTTAGTGGCCTACCGTCCTGAGGAAGATGCCAACTTGGATGTGGCTGAGCGTGCCAGAGAGAACAAAA GCTTACTGAGTGTGGCCCTGGACAAACTTCGGACCCAGAAGAGTGACCCAGAGCACCCAGGGAGGCTGGTAGTAGAGGCTGCACTGGGAAATGTAGCCCGGGCTCTGGATCTACTGCGAAGGCACCCAGAGCAG GTGGACACCAAGAACCAGGGCAGGACTGCCCTACAAGTGGCTGCTTACTTGGGCCAGGTAGAGCTGgtgcagctgctgctgcaggcAAGGGCAAGTGTGGACCTGCTGGATGATGAGGGCAACACTGCGCTGCACTATGCAGCTCTGGG GAACCAGCCTGAAGCCACAAGGATGCTTCTGAGTGCAGGATGTGGGGTGGATGCTCGGAATGGCACACGAAGCACAGCCCTACATGTGGCTGTGCAGAGGGGCTTCCTAGAGGTGGTAAAGACCCTGTGTGAGCGTGGTTGTGATGTCAACCTGCCG GATGCCCATGCGGACACGCCCCTGCATTCTGCCATCTCTGCAGGTGCCGGTGCCAGCAGCATTGTTGAAGTCCTCACTGAGTTGCCTGGCATCGATGTCACTGCTACCAATAGCCAGGGCTTCACACTGCTGCACCACGCATCCCTCAAGGGCCATGTGCT AGCAGTCAGAAAGATTCTGGCACGGGCACGACAGCTGGTAGATGCCAAGAAGGAGGATGGCTTTACTGCGCTACATCTGGCAGCTCTCAACAACCACCGTGAGGTGGCCCAGGTCCTAATCCGAGAG GGTCGTTGTGATGTGAATGTGCGCAACCGGAAGCTTCAATCTCCACTGCATCTGGCTGTGCAGCAGGCCCACCTGGGGCTAGTACCATTGCTGGTGGATGCTGGCTGCAGTGTCAACACTGAGGATGAGGAGGGAGACACAGCCCTGCATGTCGCCCTGCAGCGTCATCAGCTGTTGCCGTTGGTGGCTGACAAGGCTGGGGGGGACCCAGGGCCCTTGCAGCTGCTGTCAAGG CTACAGGCCTCAGGCCTCCCGGGCAGCACAGAGTTGACCGTAGGTGCAGCAGTGGCCTGCTTCCTGGCATTGGAGGGTGCTGACGTGAACTACGCAAACCACCGTGGCAGGAGCCCACTGGACCTGGCCACTGAGGGCCGAGTGCTCAAGGCCTTGCAGGGCTGTGCCCAGCGCTTCCG GGAGCGACAGGCAGGTGGCGGAGGGGGCATGCCCCCGGGCCCCCGGCACGTGCTAAGCACTCCCAACACCGTGAGGAACCTGCATGTGTCTGGCACAGCAGGGCCAGAAGCTGCCGAGTGCTTGGTGTGCTCGGAGCTGGCGCTGCTGGTTTTGTTCTCACCGTGTCAGCACCGCACCGTGTGTGAGG AATGCGCTCGCAGGATGAAGAAATGCATCAGGTGCCAGGTGGTCATCAGCAAGAAGCTACGCCCAG ACGGTTCAGAGGTGGTAAACACCATCCAGGTGCCTGGTCCACCTCGCCAGCTGGTGGAGGAGCTACAGAGCCGCTACCGGCAGATGGAGGAGCGTATCACCTGCCCCATCTGCATCGACAGCCACATCCGCCTAGTGTTCCAGTGCGGACACGGGGCATGCGCGCCCTGTGGCGCTGCGCTCAACGCCTGCCCCATCTGCCGCCAGCCCATCCGTGACCGTATTCAGATCTTCGTGTGA